The window CTCACCGGCATGGACGTGGCTGAGGGGACGGACGGCGAAACGCTGCGGCCCGGCAGCTTCCGGGTGGCGCCGGGCGGATCGGACATCCTCGTCCACCGCGCCGGGGCAAGGGGCTACCGGACGGAGATCGCCGCTCCAGAGGGGAGCCAGGGGTTTGTGCCGAACGTGGACCGGCTGTTCCTCTCGGCTGCAAGGATTTGCGCCGGCGGGCGGGCGGCGGGCATCGTGCTGACCGGAATGGGGAACGACGGTGCGAAGGGGGCGGCGGCGCTCCACGACGCCGGTTCCCCGGTCATCGCCGAATCGGAAACGACGGCGGTGGTCTACGGCATGCCGCGGGAGGCCGCCCGGACCGGCAAGACCGACGCGGTGGTGCCGCTCGACCAGATACCGGCGGCGCTCAGGGCGCTGGCCATTCCCGGCAGGCCAAAGTCTTCGGAGTAGTTGACGGAGTAGTTGACCGCGCCCCGGCCTTCAGGGCATAAACCCAGACGAAACACCACGTTATGAGCAATCCGGACGACAGCCTATCGAAGCGGGAAGAGTTCCTGACGATGTTCAAGCGGAGCGCCGACTTCGCCCAGGAACTGCTGGGCGAGAACGAGCGGCTGCGCCTGCGTATCCTCGACCTGGAACAGTCCCGCACCCGGATCGGCGAGAGCGCCGAGCCCCTTTCCGCCGAGGCCCGGCAGCTCATGGACGAGATCCAGCGGCTCCGCAAGGAAAAGGAGGAGCTGGTCCAGCGGTTCAGGGAGATCGAGGCGGAGAACCAGGATTTCGCCAGCCGCTACGTGGATATCGAGGAGGAGAACAACAACCTCGCCAACCTCTATATCTCCAGCTACCAGCTCCACTCGACGCTCGACTTCAAGGAAGTCCTCCAGATCGTCCTCGAAATCGTCATCAACCTGATCGGCGCCGAGATGTTCGCCGTCTACCTGCTGGACGAGAAGACGAACCAGCTGGAGCCGGTGGCCAGCGAGGGGTGCGAGGTGACGAGCCTGAAGGCCGTTCCTTCCGGCCAGGGGACCATCGGACAGGTGGCGACCTCCCGGGAGAACTACTTCGTCAGGGAGATCCCGAAGGACCAGAAGCTCGACCCGGAAAACCCGATCGTCGTCATTCCGCTCACCATCAAGGACAAGCTGATCGGGGTGATAGCGATTTTCCGGCTGCTCCAGCAGAAAACCCATTTCGCCAAC of the Deltaproteobacteria bacterium genome contains:
- a CDS encoding GAF domain-containing protein, whose product is MSNPDDSLSKREEFLTMFKRSADFAQELLGENERLRLRILDLEQSRTRIGESAEPLSAEARQLMDEIQRLRKEKEELVQRFREIEAENQDFASRYVDIEEENNNLANLYISSYQLHSTLDFKEVLQIVLEIVINLIGAEMFAVYLLDEKTNQLEPVASEGCEVTSLKAVPSGQGTIGQVATSRENYFVREIPKDQKLDPENPIVVIPLTIKDKLIGVIAIFRLLQQKTHFANVDYELFTLLAGHAATAIFSSKLYSESERKLNTIQGFINLLSK